From a region of the Desulfomicrobium macestii genome:
- a CDS encoding tetratricopeptide repeat protein, whose translation MQWLRSLLGLRDDHADLFSPVPPNPALDALAAIDDLSRAMRNHHGAIEICSALGNLYRMRGELDRAIQMRSSLLQRADLGREDQSRIYFELGRDYSRAGILDRAQEALRKCRDIGGDNPALELELALLHAKGGDFLAASRQYRKMGLDLQAAHYLVRAATTGTEAADQGLLAEAREIYPASPEAWLEGIMFQISRESWDDVIALLDQGLGSVGTHLGFVLLDPLLDYEDSGVPVKAILPAAHLDALLAVIDRHPPELAPLHYAGCLLRAHGRVEEAKTWQEKTLLMSPAFWPARLELLTMSLPEQQMTPVFEFQLEFLLRRAREAKRFVCARCGLKRGQIFFCCPKCMSWHSITIRQLLSDEAS comes from the coding sequence ATGCAATGGCTAAGGTCCCTCCTGGGACTGCGCGACGACCACGCCGACCTCTTTTCGCCCGTGCCGCCCAATCCGGCCCTGGACGCCCTGGCCGCCATCGACGACCTTTCGCGGGCCATGCGCAACCATCATGGAGCGATCGAGATCTGCTCGGCACTGGGCAACCTCTACCGCATGCGCGGGGAGCTTGACCGGGCCATTCAAATGCGCAGCTCCCTTCTGCAACGCGCGGATCTCGGCCGCGAGGATCAGTCCCGGATCTATTTCGAGCTCGGCCGCGACTATTCCCGGGCGGGCATCCTCGACCGCGCCCAGGAGGCCCTGCGCAAATGTCGCGATATCGGCGGCGACAATCCCGCCCTGGAGCTGGAGCTGGCCCTTCTGCACGCCAAGGGCGGGGATTTTCTGGCCGCCAGCCGTCAATACAGGAAAATGGGACTCGATCTGCAGGCTGCGCATTACCTGGTCCGGGCCGCCACGACCGGAACCGAGGCCGCTGACCAGGGCCTGTTGGCGGAAGCCCGGGAGATCTATCCCGCCTCTCCCGAGGCCTGGCTGGAAGGGATCATGTTTCAGATCAGCCGCGAATCCTGGGACGATGTCATCGCGCTGCTCGACCAGGGACTGGGATCGGTCGGCACGCATCTGGGCTTCGTGCTGCTCGATCCCCTGCTCGACTACGAGGATTCGGGCGTGCCGGTGAAGGCCATCCTGCCCGCGGCGCATCTGGACGCCTTGCTGGCCGTCATTGACAGGCACCCTCCGGAACTTGCCCCGCTGCATTACGCCGGATGCCTGCTGCGCGCCCACGGCCGCGTCGAGGAGGCCAAGACCTGGCAGGAGAAAACCCTGCTCATGAGTCCGGCCTTCTGGCCTGCCCGCCTGGAGCTTCTGACCATGTCCCTGCCCGAGCAGCAGATGACTCCGGTGTTCGAGTTTCAGCTGGAATTCCTGCTGCGCCGCGCACGCGAGGCGAAACGCTTTGTTTGCGCCCGCTGCGGATTGAAACGCGGCCAGATCTTCTTCTGCTGTCCCAAGTGCATGTCCTGGCACTCCATAACCATCCGCCAGCTCCTCAGCGACGAAGCGTCATGA
- a CDS encoding LapA family protein, with protein MRYLKVLGLVALFFFSMLFFVQNHDILIQELALELKVFGWHYQTEAVPFYLIILMAFVIGSLLCTFYFFLEKIRLSKQCRQYKKEMDALEREVASLRPKTMDEYTTPESTENIQN; from the coding sequence ATGCGATATCTCAAAGTGCTGGGCCTGGTAGCCCTTTTCTTTTTCTCCATGCTCTTCTTTGTTCAGAACCATGACATCCTGATTCAGGAACTGGCGCTGGAGCTCAAGGTTTTCGGCTGGCACTACCAGACCGAGGCTGTGCCCTTCTACCTGATCATCCTCATGGCTTTCGTGATCGGTTCCCTGCTCTGCACGTTCTATTTCTTCCTGGAAAAAATCCGCCTGTCCAAGCAGTGCCGCCAGTACAAGAAGGAAATGGACGCCCTGGAGCGTGAAGTCGCATCCCTGCGTCCCAAGACCATGGATGAGTACACCACCCCGGAATCCACCGAAAACATCCAGAACTAG
- the mutS gene encoding DNA mismatch repair protein MutS, which yields MNTVKVTPMMEQYLRVKGEYPGTLVFFRMGDFFELFFEDAEIAARELQITLTSRNPGAENPVPMCGMPHHAIDEYLRQLLDKGYKVALCDQVEDPKQAKGLVKREVTRVLTPGTVVEDMNLDAKGHNFLGALYWEADLGGGLAWVDFSTGAWSGIQTKSEAVLWQWLVKMNPRELLLTETQALPKGFEQWQAKLSRYPQKSYFDERGARDKILRAQAVPTLQTLDLDDKPALIRCCGALLTYLELTQKRDLSHLAPFTPLDLSATLLLDEVTERNLELFRTMDGSKGRGTLWQVLDQTQTPMGGRLLETRMHQPFKDLGSILPVQELVAYLHDGDMIREDLRRALDKVYDLERLCTRIVVNRSTPKDFAALKASLGVLPRLHQALLELESPPPRLGALLRDWDDLDDVHALLARALADSLPPVITEGGLFRPGYDAALDELMDLTDHGETALTDMLERERTACDIPKLKLGYTKVFGYYFELSRAVAAEPPAHFIRRQTLVNAERYITEELKLLEEKLLSASDRRKTYEYQLFLALREEVAGHRSRFMHMAKILAELDCAQGLAHAARKWEWSRPELHDGLEIAVKGGRHPVVEAVQGRSGYIPNDLTLDDSGRVLLITGPNMAGKSTVLRQVALICILAQMGGFVPAAKARLGLCDRIFSRVGASDNLAMGQSTFMVEMTETARILRQAGKRSLVILDEIGRGTSTFDGLSLAWAVAEELARRQGGIRTLFATHYHELTVLEERLPGVRNYNIAIKEWKGDIVFLRRMVPGPADRSYGIEVARLAGVPASVVTRAKEILAVLERHAPGGAKRNDFISRQVSLPGLTKAAVPQKQPEEHEVLKALKKLNVNELSPLDALTLLHQWKAMAGLS from the coding sequence ATGAACACGGTCAAGGTCACGCCCATGATGGAGCAGTACCTGCGGGTCAAGGGAGAATATCCGGGCACCCTCGTGTTTTTCCGCATGGGAGATTTTTTCGAACTCTTCTTCGAGGACGCCGAAATCGCGGCCCGGGAGCTGCAGATCACGCTCACCAGCCGCAACCCCGGCGCGGAAAATCCCGTGCCCATGTGCGGGATGCCCCACCACGCCATCGACGAATATCTGCGCCAGCTGCTGGACAAGGGCTACAAGGTGGCCCTGTGCGATCAGGTCGAGGACCCCAAGCAAGCCAAGGGACTGGTCAAGCGCGAAGTGACCCGGGTGCTGACCCCCGGCACCGTGGTCGAGGACATGAACCTCGACGCCAAAGGCCACAATTTTCTGGGCGCCCTGTACTGGGAAGCCGACCTTGGCGGCGGACTGGCCTGGGTCGATTTTTCCACCGGGGCCTGGTCGGGCATCCAGACCAAAAGCGAGGCCGTGCTCTGGCAGTGGCTGGTCAAGATGAACCCGCGCGAACTGCTCCTGACCGAAACCCAGGCCCTGCCCAAGGGATTTGAGCAGTGGCAGGCCAAGCTTTCGCGCTATCCGCAAAAATCCTATTTCGACGAGCGCGGGGCCCGGGACAAGATCCTGCGCGCGCAGGCCGTCCCAACCCTGCAGACCCTCGACCTTGACGACAAGCCCGCCCTGATCCGCTGTTGCGGCGCGCTGCTGACCTATCTGGAGCTGACCCAGAAGCGCGACCTGAGCCATCTTGCGCCCTTCACCCCTCTGGATCTCTCCGCCACCCTGCTTCTGGACGAGGTCACCGAGCGCAATCTGGAGCTTTTCAGAACCATGGACGGCAGCAAGGGACGCGGCACCCTGTGGCAGGTCCTGGACCAGACCCAGACCCCCATGGGTGGCAGGCTGCTGGAAACCAGAATGCACCAGCCCTTCAAGGATCTCGGAAGCATCCTGCCCGTGCAGGAGCTGGTCGCCTATCTGCACGACGGCGATATGATCCGCGAGGATCTGCGCCGGGCGCTGGACAAGGTCTACGATCTGGAGCGCCTGTGCACGCGCATTGTCGTCAACCGCTCGACACCCAAGGATTTCGCCGCGCTCAAGGCGTCGCTGGGCGTGCTGCCGCGTCTGCATCAGGCTCTGCTTGAACTTGAGTCCCCGCCGCCACGCCTTGGCGCACTGCTGCGCGACTGGGATGATCTGGACGACGTGCACGCTCTGTTGGCCCGCGCGCTGGCCGATTCCCTGCCGCCGGTCATCACCGAAGGGGGGCTCTTCAGGCCGGGCTATGACGCGGCCCTCGACGAGCTCATGGACCTGACCGATCACGGTGAGACGGCGCTGACGGACATGCTCGAACGCGAGCGCACGGCCTGCGACATCCCCAAGCTCAAGCTCGGGTACACCAAGGTCTTCGGGTACTATTTCGAACTGAGCCGGGCCGTGGCGGCTGAACCGCCTGCCCACTTCATACGCCGCCAGACCCTGGTCAACGCCGAGCGCTACATCACCGAGGAGCTCAAACTCCTGGAGGAGAAGCTCCTGAGCGCTTCTGACCGGCGTAAGACCTACGAATACCAGCTTTTTCTCGCCCTGCGCGAGGAAGTGGCCGGACACCGCTCCCGTTTCATGCACATGGCCAAAATTCTGGCCGAGCTTGATTGCGCCCAGGGGCTCGCCCATGCCGCGCGCAAATGGGAATGGAGCAGGCCCGAACTGCACGACGGGCTTGAAATCGCCGTCAAAGGCGGACGCCATCCCGTGGTCGAGGCGGTGCAGGGCCGCTCGGGTTACATCCCCAACGACCTGACCCTGGACGACTCGGGCCGGGTGCTGCTCATCACCGGACCGAACATGGCCGGTAAATCGACGGTGCTGAGGCAGGTGGCGCTCATCTGCATCCTGGCCCAGATGGGCGGGTTCGTTCCCGCCGCCAAGGCCCGGCTTGGACTTTGCGACCGCATTTTTTCCCGGGTTGGCGCATCGGACAACCTGGCCATGGGCCAATCGACCTTCATGGTCGAAATGACGGAGACGGCACGCATCCTGCGGCAGGCGGGCAAGCGCTCCCTGGTCATCCTGGATGAGATCGGACGGGGCACGAGCACTTTCGACGGTCTGTCCCTGGCCTGGGCCGTGGCCGAGGAGCTGGCCCGTCGTCAGGGCGGAATCCGCACCCTTTTCGCGACGCATTACCACGAGCTGACCGTCCTTGAGGAACGCTTGCCCGGGGTGCGCAATTACAATATCGCCATCAAGGAATGGAAGGGCGACATCGTCTTTTTGCGCCGCATGGTCCCGGGGCCCGCGGACCGCAGCTACGGCATCGAGGTTGCCCGGCTGGCAGGCGTCCCGGCCTCGGTCGTGACCCGGGCCAAGGAGATCCTGGCGGTGCTGGAGCGACACGCTCCCGGCGGGGCCAAACGCAACGACTTCATCAGTCGGCAGGTCTCCCTGCCCGGCCTGACCAAGGCGGCGGTTCCACAAAAACAGCCCGAGGAACACGAGGTTCTGAAGGCCCTGAAAAAACTCAACGTCAACGAGCTTTCCCCCCTGGACGCACTCACCCTGCTCCACCAGTGGAAAGCAATGGCAGGATTGTCATGA
- a CDS encoding amino acid ABC transporter ATP-binding protein, with the protein MNGTRPIIEIKNVYKFFGQLQALNDVSLSINSGEKVVIIGPSGSGKSTLLRSINRLETIDSGSIVVDGQDINAKDNDINLIRQELGMVFQSFNLFPHKTVLGNLTMAPMKLKKVPELEAKKRALALLDKVGIREKAEVYPAMLSGGQQQRVAIARALAMNPKIMLFDEPTSALDPEMIGEVLDVMVTLAREGMTMVVVTHEMGFAREVADRVIFMDHGQIVETGTPEHFFTSPEHPRTKKFLSQIL; encoded by the coding sequence ATGAACGGGACTAGGCCCATCATCGAAATCAAGAACGTCTACAAGTTCTTTGGCCAGTTGCAGGCATTAAACGACGTCAGCCTGTCCATCAATTCCGGAGAAAAGGTGGTCATCATCGGTCCCAGCGGATCGGGAAAGTCCACCCTGCTGCGTTCCATCAACCGCCTCGAAACCATTGACAGCGGAAGCATCGTGGTCGACGGACAGGATATCAACGCCAAGGATAACGATATCAACCTGATCCGCCAGGAGCTGGGCATGGTTTTCCAGAGCTTCAATCTGTTTCCGCACAAGACGGTGCTTGGCAACCTGACCATGGCACCCATGAAGCTGAAAAAAGTGCCGGAGCTTGAGGCCAAGAAACGGGCTCTCGCCCTGCTCGACAAAGTCGGCATCCGGGAGAAGGCCGAGGTTTATCCAGCCATGCTTTCCGGCGGGCAGCAGCAGCGCGTGGCCATTGCCCGGGCGCTGGCCATGAACCCCAAGATCATGCTCTTCGACGAGCCGACCTCCGCCCTGGACCCCGAGATGATCGGTGAGGTCCTGGACGTCATGGTCACCCTGGCCAGAGAGGGCATGACCATGGTCGTCGTGACCCACGAGATGGGTTTTGCCCGCGAAGTGGCGGACCGGGTCATCTTCATGGATCACGGCCAGATCGTCGAGACCGGAACTCCGGAGCATTTCTTCACCAGCCCCGAACATCCGCGCACCAAAAAATTCCTGAGCCAGATCCTGTAG
- a CDS encoding amino acid ABC transporter permease — translation MNPQYSTKAVKIDIGDGAAIPLKKDSGLFNAWWLTFFGAIGIIIYLCVTQPEPYWRILQFLPDGVLVTFQVTFLSIMLSLVLGLITGLGRLSRNKVLNLIASTYVEVIRGIPLLVQLFYIYFALGRLELFKDLPPMAAAVLAMGICYGAYMGEVFRAGIDSIDKGQAEAARSLGFNRLQTMMYVVLPQAWRTILPPVGNEFIALLKDSSLVSILAVSDLLRRGREFASESFLYFEAYTMVALVYLVITLFLSKAVSKMEQRLNYYERD, via the coding sequence ATGAACCCACAATATTCCACAAAAGCTGTCAAGATCGACATCGGCGACGGCGCGGCCATCCCCCTGAAAAAGGACTCGGGCCTCTTCAACGCATGGTGGCTCACCTTTTTCGGCGCCATCGGCATCATCATCTATCTGTGCGTGACACAGCCCGAGCCATACTGGCGGATTCTGCAATTTCTTCCCGACGGCGTCCTGGTCACCTTCCAGGTCACGTTCCTGTCCATCATGCTTTCCCTTGTGCTTGGGCTCATTACAGGTCTTGGCCGGCTGTCTCGCAACAAGGTCCTGAACCTGATCGCCTCGACCTACGTGGAAGTCATCCGAGGAATCCCGCTCCTGGTGCAGCTGTTCTACATCTATTTCGCCCTGGGACGGCTTGAGCTCTTCAAGGATCTTCCGCCCATGGCCGCGGCTGTGCTCGCCATGGGCATCTGTTACGGCGCCTACATGGGCGAGGTATTCCGGGCAGGCATCGACTCCATCGACAAGGGACAGGCCGAAGCGGCCAGATCCCTGGGTTTCAATCGTCTCCAGACCATGATGTACGTAGTCCTGCCTCAGGCCTGGCGGACCATCCTGCCGCCGGTGGGCAACGAGTTCATCGCTCTTTTGAAAGACAGCTCCCTGGTCTCCATTCTGGCCGTGTCGGACCTGTTGCGCCGAGGCCGGGAATTCGCCAGCGAATCCTTTCTGTACTTCGAGGCTTACACAATGGTGGCCCTTGTCTATCTGGTCATCACGCTCTTCTTGTCCAAGGCCGTCAGTAAAATGGAGCAGAGGTTGAATTATTATGAACGGGACTAG
- the lysA gene encoding diaminopimelate decarboxylase, translated as MHYFQYKNGQLHAEDIAVADLVYEYGTPLYIYSATTLKRHYKAFDSAFEGIDHLTCYSVKANSNLSFLKILAQEGAGTDIVSGGELFRALRAGVDPKKIVYSGVGKKVVEIQEALFADILMFNVESVQELERINEVAAGLDKVARVSLRINPDVDPKTHPYVSTGLKENKFGLSRPDALKAYALAKSLPNVEPIGMDCHIGSQLTQLSPFMEALDKLKEFHGQLLEMGIKIKYMDLGGGLGITYNEETPPHPEELGKALVESLKDLDVTLILEPGRVIAGNTGILVTEVQYTKTNEDKTFVIVDAAMNDLVRPSLYGSYHRIASVREGNGEEMTADVVGPICESGDFLAKNRTFPKVGQGDLLAAFSAGAYGFVMSSQYNSRARAAEIMVEGDKHVVIRKREVYNDLVALEEDGLACIGRLKK; from the coding sequence ATGCACTATTTTCAATACAAGAATGGTCAACTTCACGCCGAGGACATCGCCGTGGCCGATCTGGTCTATGAATACGGCACTCCGCTCTACATCTATTCCGCGACGACTTTAAAGCGCCACTACAAGGCCTTCGATTCCGCCTTCGAGGGCATCGACCACCTGACCTGCTACTCGGTCAAGGCCAACTCCAACCTGAGCTTCCTCAAGATTCTGGCCCAGGAAGGCGCGGGCACGGACATCGTCTCCGGGGGCGAACTTTTCCGGGCGCTCAGGGCCGGAGTGGACCCGAAGAAGATCGTCTATTCGGGTGTGGGCAAGAAGGTCGTCGAGATCCAGGAAGCCCTCTTCGCAGACATCCTCATGTTCAACGTGGAGTCCGTGCAGGAGCTTGAGCGCATCAACGAAGTGGCCGCCGGGCTGGACAAGGTCGCGCGTGTCAGCCTGCGCATCAACCCCGACGTGGACCCCAAGACCCACCCCTACGTCTCCACCGGCCTCAAGGAAAACAAGTTCGGCCTGTCCCGCCCCGATGCCCTGAAAGCCTACGCCCTGGCCAAGAGCCTGCCCAATGTCGAACCCATCGGCATGGATTGCCACATCGGCTCCCAGCTGACCCAGCTTTCCCCCTTCATGGAAGCGCTGGACAAGCTCAAGGAGTTTCATGGCCAGTTGCTGGAGATGGGCATCAAGATCAAGTACATGGACTTAGGAGGCGGCCTTGGCATCACCTACAACGAGGAAACCCCGCCCCACCCCGAGGAGCTTGGCAAGGCTCTGGTCGAGTCTTTGAAGGATCTGGACGTGACCCTCATCCTCGAGCCCGGCCGTGTCATCGCCGGAAACACCGGCATCCTCGTGACCGAAGTGCAGTACACCAAGACCAACGAAGACAAGACATTCGTCATCGTCGACGCGGCCATGAACGACCTGGTTCGTCCCTCCCTGTACGGTTCCTACCACCGCATTGCTTCGGTGCGTGAAGGAAACGGCGAGGAAATGACCGCCGACGTGGTCGGCCCCATCTGCGAATCCGGCGATTTTCTGGCCAAGAACCGCACCTTCCCCAAGGTCGGCCAGGGCGATCTGCTGGCCGCCTTTTCGGCCGGAGCCTACGGGTTCGTCATGTCCTCGCAGTACAATTCCAGGGCTCGCGCCGCCGAGATCATGGTCGAGGGCGACAAGCACGTGGTTATCCGCAAGCGCGAGGTCTACAACGACCTTGTGGCGTTGGAAGAGGATGGGCTGGCGTGCATCGGCCGACTGAAGAAATAG
- a CDS encoding basic amino acid ABC transporter substrate-binding protein, with product MRTRIALVLLALLLMAGNALAKDVVFAVDATYPPMEMIDADKNIVGFGPEVVIAMGKAGGFNPILKNTAWDGIFAGLASGKYDAIASSVSITDERKQNMDFSDPYFEVKQGVIVPKGSGIASVADLAGKTVASQMGTTGYFLCKKIEGATAKSYDEIGLAVEDLYNGRIDAVIADDAVASNYALQHEQYSQKLTLAFLIAPESPEYLGFAVNKGNKEIVDLINSSLAAIKASGEYDKIYAKWFGAK from the coding sequence ATGCGTACACGGATTGCACTTGTTTTGCTGGCTCTTTTGCTCATGGCCGGAAATGCCCTGGCCAAGGATGTCGTTTTTGCGGTGGATGCCACCTATCCGCCCATGGAAATGATCGACGCCGACAAGAACATCGTCGGTTTTGGTCCCGAGGTCGTTATCGCCATGGGCAAGGCCGGCGGATTCAACCCGATTCTCAAGAACACCGCATGGGACGGCATCTTCGCGGGACTTGCTTCCGGCAAGTACGACGCCATCGCCTCCTCGGTCTCCATCACCGACGAGCGCAAGCAGAACATGGATTTTTCCGATCCCTATTTTGAAGTGAAGCAGGGCGTCATCGTGCCCAAGGGCTCGGGCATCGCTTCCGTTGCCGACCTTGCCGGCAAGACCGTTGCCTCCCAGATGGGCACCACCGGCTACTTTCTGTGCAAGAAGATCGAAGGCGCCACCGCCAAGTCCTATGACGAGATCGGCCTGGCCGTGGAAGATCTCTACAACGGCCGTATCGATGCCGTCATCGCCGACGACGCCGTCGCCTCCAACTACGCACTGCAGCATGAGCAGTATTCCCAGAAGCTGACCCTGGCCTTTCTGATCGCCCCCGAATCCCCGGAATACCTGGGTTTTGCCGTGAACAAGGGCAACAAGGAAATCGTCGATCTGATCAACTCCTCCCTGGCCGCCATCAAGGCCAGCGGCGAGTACGACAAGATCTACGCAAAATGGTTCGGAGCCAAATAA
- a CDS encoding HIT family protein encodes MKTLHAPWRINYILGPKPDSCVFCLPESTDGDEDRFVLHRAENCFVIMNIFPYSSGHLMVTPYRHVSNITELDTRESHEIMDYVQKCSFILEQAFNPHGINIGVNIGEAAGAGIKEHLHVHLVPRWNGDHSFMAVMSETSVLPEHLRSTYKRLKPYFNNLQR; translated from the coding sequence ATGAAAACACTGCACGCGCCATGGCGCATCAACTACATTCTCGGCCCAAAGCCCGACAGCTGCGTCTTCTGCCTGCCCGAATCCACGGACGGCGACGAGGATCGCTTCGTACTGCACCGCGCCGAGAACTGTTTCGTCATCATGAACATCTTTCCCTACTCCAGCGGGCACCTCATGGTCACCCCGTATCGACACGTCAGCAACATCACCGAGCTCGACACGAGGGAAAGTCATGAGATCATGGACTATGTACAAAAGTGCTCTTTTATCTTAGAGCAGGCTTTCAATCCGCACGGAATCAACATCGGCGTGAACATCGGCGAGGCGGCCGGCGCCGGGATCAAGGAGCATCTTCATGTGCACCTTGTGCCGCGCTGGAACGGAGACCACTCCTTCATGGCCGTCATGTCGGAAACAAGCGTTCTGCCCGAGCATCTGCGCTCGACATACAAGCGCTTGAAGCCCTATTTCAACAACCTTCAACGGTAG
- a CDS encoding SDR family oxidoreductase, with translation MHNKTLTALESKRHWLITGVAGFIGSNLLETLLRHDQQVTGLDNFSTGHRHNLGEVQGSMTPEQWARFRFIEGDIRDLPTCMEACRGVDYVLHQAALGSVPRSIVDPLLTNANNVTGFLNMLVAAKDSKVTRFVYAASSSTYGDHPGLPKVEETIGKPLSPYAVTKYVNELYAEVFLKTYGMDSVGLRYFNVFGKRQDPEGAYAAVIPKWFAGLLREETVWINGDGETSRDFCFIDNCVQANILAACATAPEVAGSVFNVAFGQRTTLGELFYLIRDEAAKFKPACAEAQPSHRDFRAGDVRHSLADISRSRRLLGYDPAFGVRDGLARAGEWYARHLG, from the coding sequence ATGCATAACAAAACACTCACCGCTCTTGAATCCAAACGCCACTGGCTCATCACCGGCGTTGCCGGTTTCATCGGCTCCAATCTGCTGGAAACCCTGCTGCGCCACGATCAGCAGGTCACGGGACTGGACAATTTTTCCACCGGCCACAGGCACAATCTAGGCGAAGTCCAGGGCAGCATGACTCCCGAACAGTGGGCCCGCTTCCGCTTCATCGAAGGCGATATCCGGGACCTGCCCACCTGCATGGAAGCCTGCCGGGGCGTGGACTACGTCCTGCATCAGGCCGCGCTCGGCTCGGTGCCCCGCTCCATCGTCGATCCCCTGCTGACCAACGCCAACAACGTGACCGGCTTTCTGAACATGCTCGTCGCCGCCAAGGACAGCAAGGTCACGCGCTTCGTGTATGCGGCCTCAAGCTCCACCTATGGCGATCATCCCGGCCTGCCCAAGGTCGAGGAGACCATCGGCAAGCCGCTGTCTCCCTACGCCGTGACCAAGTACGTCAACGAGCTCTACGCCGAGGTGTTTTTAAAGACCTACGGCATGGACAGCGTGGGCCTGCGCTACTTCAACGTCTTCGGAAAGCGGCAGGATCCCGAGGGCGCCTACGCGGCGGTCATCCCCAAATGGTTCGCGGGGCTGCTGCGTGAAGAGACCGTGTGGATCAACGGCGACGGCGAAACGAGCCGCGACTTCTGCTTCATCGACAATTGCGTGCAGGCCAACATCCTGGCAGCATGCGCCACGGCTCCTGAAGTGGCCGGGAGCGTGTTCAACGTCGCCTTTGGCCAGCGCACCACCCTTGGCGAGCTTTTTTATCTCATCCGCGACGAGGCCGCCAAGTTCAAGCCGGCCTGCGCCGAAGCGCAGCCCTCGCACAGGGATTTCCGGGCCGGGGATGTGCGCCATTCCCTGGCGGATATTTCCAGGAGCCGCCGGCTGCTCGGCTACGACCCTGCCTTTGGCGTCCGCGACGGACTGGCCCGGGCCGGAGAGTGGTACGCCCGGCACCTGGGCTGA